One Anastrepha obliqua isolate idAnaObli1 chromosome 6, idAnaObli1_1.0, whole genome shotgun sequence DNA window includes the following coding sequences:
- the LOC129250105 gene encoding uncharacterized protein K02A2.6-like: MDHNGKQIKSSGDSHSSTDSSTFTVKTERVILQEVKRVNMAGVGNLEPFDLNHPNKWSTYMARFDLFLLANDVQEEGRQKAAFLTLAGAPLYDLLASLASPKQLRDRFVCGMKDEGLQKSLLAEKDLTVQKVIERALSNEAAAISAMAMRHPSEPVNVVNDNRFRTRTKNAVNRNQQLSCNGCGGSHPRKQCPYRESLCNACGVKGHLQRACRSASNVNSHRASSSNSTNARSGSMRKKSSRRENVNQITPLVNQKKSISVTINGSTCIFEVDSGTPVTIMTESTFNSVWSNRRPNLSKCDLDLSDYQRNHIPVKGIIDVSIYYNRRKIDNLPLIIANSGGSNLVGCNWFDALGIRIEGVFAVNSGLSIKAILKKYDHLFSTDLGRYTGPPVSLQIDSAVPPVRLPPRRIPFAIKGPVEEEIDRLCCQGILEPVEYSDWATPIVPVGKKDGSIRICGDYKSTLNKAIKPHCHQIPAVSTLLASIEGGSIYAKIDLAQAYQQLVVDERSSLLQTVSTHKGAFKVTRLQFGISSAPGIFQSCIENVLQNIPGVLPYFDDIVVMGKSEDELANRLEQIFVRFDKAGLRLRKDKCQFSVPSIEFLGFKLDNLGIRPSHDKIKAIHEAPSPKDKKQLQAFLGLLNFYHAFLPNKATIAEPLHRLLDKSARWSWKEQHETAFNTLKRLIASENVLIHYNENLPLVLTCDASPYGLGAVLSHRLADGSEKPIAFYSRTLSKAERNCAQIDREAVALVSGVKKFHNYLYGRFFTLVTDHRPPLGIFTTSKPVPNVISNTILRRSIFLSAYNFNLVHRAGLRMGNADFLSRCPMLSEAESTTTEDILMIEISAKPVVSAQLIASQTSKDPELSKVFNWVLRGWPSKINRSDKLYQYFCRRTELSANRGCLVWGNRAVIPSTLRGSILKTLHAPHPGIVKMKAVARSYVWWPNIDAEIELVVKRCSSCQQNRNDQPQTTTHHWESAKRPWSRLHVDFAGPFRGKLFFILIDSYSKWLEVTVVNSTSSAAAIKVLRQIFATYGLPDELVSDNGTAFTSEEFKNFMKNNLIRHIRSAPFHPSTNGQAERMVQSTKNYLKKAEPGINIDLSLARYLFNQHTTPHSTTNRSPAELLFNRELKTYFDKIQPHEIVYGKVTDPVSTKPFISGSPGWVRNHSTGPRWIEGLVENQTGPISYEVRLNDSRVIKRHQDQLRSRVASEDSDCEILSTEDVEASTIQSSDEVDSSTSGHVEETQSPRPSTNLQPVASSSPTPEEPRRSKRDRQAPQFYSASGC, translated from the exons ATGGATCATAACGgcaagcaaataaaaagtagcGGTGATTCGCATTCCTCAACTGATAGCAGCACATTCACTGTGAAGACGGAACGAGTTATTTTGCAAGAAGTCAAACGAGTCAACATGGCTGGAGTTGGGAACTTGGAACCATTTGATTTAAATCATCCAAATAAATGGTCAACGTATATGGCGCGTTTCGATTTGTTCCTTCTGGCCAATGATGTACAAGAGGAAGGTCGTCAAAAGGCAGCATTCCTCACATTGGCCGGAGCGCCACTCTACGACCTCTTGGCATCATTGGCGTCACCAAAGCAG CTTCGCGACCGTTTTGTGTGTGGCATGAAGGACGAAGGACTGCAGAAAAGCTTACTGGCAGAAAAGGATCTAACAGTGCAAAAGGTTATCGAACGTGCACTTTCGAATGAGGCAGCAGCCATCAGTGCTATGGCTATGAGGCACCCCAGCGAACCAGTTAATGTTGTCAACGACAATCGTTTTCGTACACGAACAAAAAACGCCGTCAACAGAAACCAGCAGCTGTCATGCAATGGTTGTGGTGGATCACACCCTCGTAAGCAGTGTCCATATCGTGAATCACTTTGCAACGCATGCGGAGTCAAGGGGCATCTGCAGCGAGCCTGCCGCAGCGCGTCAAATGTCAATTCACACAGAGCGTCTTCATCCAACTCAACAAATGCTCGTTCAGGTTCAATGCGGAAAAAATCATCTCGTCGAGAGAATGTCAATCAGATCACGCCCTTGGTCAATCAGAAGAAGTCGATCTCAGTTACGATTAATGGCAGCACATGTATTTTTGAAGTGGATTCTGGGACGCCTGTGACCATCATGACGGAATCTACGTTCAATAGCGTCTGGTCCAACAGAAGGCCAAATCTTTCCAAGTGTGATTTGGATCTTAGCGATTACCAACGCAACCACATCCCAGTCAAGGGGATCATCGATGTGTCAATTTATTACAACCGCCGTAAAATTGACAACTTGCCGCTAATCATCGCAAACAGTGGTGGCTCTAATCTTGTTGGTTGTAACTGGTTCGATGCACTGGGCATACGTATAGAAGGAGTTTTTGCCGTCAACAGTGGTCTCAGCATCAAAGCCATTCTGAAGAAATACGATCATTTATTCTCAACAGATCTTGGTCGCTACACAGGACCACCAGTGTCTTTACAAATCGATTCGGCGGTGCCGCCCGTGAGACTGCCTCCACGCCGTATACCCTTCGCCATTAAGGGGCCCGTGGAAGAAGAAATCGATCGCTTATGTTGTCAAGGTATTTTGGAGCCTGTGGAATACTCCGATTGGGCAACACCAATAGTGCCCGTGGGAAAAAAGGATGGTTCCATCCGTATATGCGGTGACTACAAATCGACGCTGAATAAGGCAATTAAGCCACACTGTCATCAAATTCCAGCCGTTAGCACGCTTTTGGCTTCGATTGAAGGTGGatcgatttatgcaaaaattgaTTTGGCACAGGCATACCAACAGCTCGTGGTTGATGAGCGTTCGTCACTCCTGCAAACCGTGTCAACGCATAAAGGCGCATTCAAGGTAACCAGGCTGCAGTTTGGCATCTCATCAGCACCCGGTATATTCCAAAGCTGCATCGAAAACGTTTTGCAAAACATTCCTGGCGTCTTGCCGTACTTTGATGACATCGTGGTCATGGGTAAATCGGAAGATGAGCTCGCAAATAGACTGGAACAAATATTTGTACGTTTCGACAAGGCCGGACTACGTTTGCGCAAGGACAAGTGCCAATTCAGTGTGCCATCTATCGAATTTTTGGGGTTTAAACTGGACAATCTCGGTATACGACCCTCACATGACAAGATCAAGGCCATTCATGAAGCACCATCGCCAAAGGACAAGAAGCAACTCCAAGCGTTTCTGGGCTTACTCAACTTTTATCACGCCTTTTTACCCAACAAAGCAACAATCGCTGAGCCGCTTCACCGCTTGCTCGACAAAAGTGCTCGATGGTCTTGGAAAGAGCAACACGAAACAGCTTTCAATACGCTTAAAAGGCTGATCGCATCAGAGAATGTGCTTATCCATTACAATGAGAACTTGCCGTTAGTGCTCACTTGTGACGCATCGCCGTACGGACTCGGAGCAGTTCTCAGCCACAGGTTAGCAGACGGGTCGGAGAAACCCATTGCATTCTACTCAAGGACGCTGTCGAAGGCAGAACGAAATTGCGCACAGATAGATAGGGAAGCAGTCGCCCTCGTCTCTGGAGTGAAAAAATTCCACAACTACTTATATGGCAGATTTTTTACGCTTGTCACCGATCACCGTCCACCCTTGGGAATTTTCACCACATCAAAACCGGTCCCCAACGTAATTTCGAACACAATACTTCGTCGATCAATTTTTCTCAGCGCGTACAACTTCAATTTGGTACACCGCGCTGGTCTTAGAATGGGCAATGCAGACTTTTTGAGCCGTTGTCCAATGCTGTCTGAAGCAGAGTCTACGACGACCGAAGACATTCTCATGATAGAAATATCGGCAAAACCAGTTGTCAGCGCGCAGCTGATTGCCTCTCAAACTTCTAAGGATCCGGAgctctccaaagttttcaacTGGGTGTTAAGGGGGTGGCCCAGCAAAATCAACCGCTCCGATAAGCTGTACCAATACTTTTGCCGTCGAACTGAACTCAGTGCAAATAGAGGATGTTTAGTTTGGGGAAACCGCGCTGTAATTCCGTCTACTCTTCGAGGGTCTATTTTGAAAACTCTTCATGCACCACATCCTGGCATCGTCAAAATGAAGGCCGTTGCTCGAAGTTATGTTTGGTGGCCGAACATCGATGCGGAAATCGAACTCGTTGTGAAGAGATGCAGTTCATGTCAGCAAAATCGCAACGATCAACCCCAAACAACAACGCACCACTGGGAATCTGCGAAACGTCCATGGTCCCGCCTGCATGTGGATTTCGCAGGTCCTTTTCGAGGCAAATTATTCTTCATACTCATCGACTCCTACTCTAAGTGGCTTGAAGTGACCGTCGTTAATTCAACTTCGTCAGCGGCCGCTATTAAGGTGTTACGCCAAATATTCGCCACGTATGGGCTACCTGATGAGCTCGTGTCGGACAACGGAACAGCTTTCACATCTGAGGAGTTTAAGAACTTTATGAAGAACAATCTAATTCGACATATCCGTTCTGCGCCGTTTCATCCTTCTACAAACGGGCAGGCGGAGCGAATGGTTCAAAgtaccaaaaattatttgaagaaaGCAGAGCCTGGCATAAACATCGATCTCAGCCTGGCTAGATATTTGTTCAACCAACACACCACCCCGCACTCAACAACGAACCGCTCGCCTGCAGAGCTACTGTTCAATCGTGAGCTGAAAACTTATTTCGACAAAATTCAACCTCACGAAATAGTTTACGGTAAGGTCACCGACCCTGTCAGTACTAAACCTTTTATTTCAGGCAGTCCAGGATGGGTTCGTAATCATTCGACGGGCCCGAGATGGATCGAGGGCCTGGTGGAAAATCAGACTGGGCCTATATCTTATGAGGTTCGTTTGAACGACTCTAGGGTCATCAAACGACATCAGGACCAGCTTCGTAGTCGGGTAGCATCAGAAGATTCCGACTGCGAAATACTGTCAACCGAAGACGTCGAAGCCAGCACAATCCAATCATCTGATGAAGTTGATTCAAGTACTTCTGGTCACGTCGAGGAGACTCAATCGCCACGGCCATCAACGAATCTACAGCCTGTCGCCTCGTCATCGCCAACACCGGAAGAACCGCGCAGATCGAAGCGCGACCGACAGGCCCCACAATTCTACTCCGCCTCTGGGTGTTAA